Genomic DNA from Ruminococcus sp. OA3:
AAAGGCACTTGCCGTAAAAGTCGCAGGTAAGATCGCCGGTATGAAGAAAGCGCCGGTGTCATATGACAAATGGCTTCCCAGACACCTGCCGACATCGGCAGAGCTGGACAGACAGCGCCAGGCGGTATTTGCAGTCCGGCCCAGGTTCAGCATCGTGGTACCGCTCTACAAGACGCCGCTGCTTTATCTGGAGGCACTGATCGCGTCTGTGAAAGAGCAGACATACCCCGAGTGGGAACTTTGCCTGTCGGACGGAAGCGGACCGGATTCACCGATTGCGGACGCCCTTTTGCGGTATGCGGGGGCTGATGAACGCATCAGAGTGATCTCTCATGAGGCGCCGCTTAAGATTTCGGAGAATACAAATGCGGCAATCAGTGCGGCGACGGGCGAATTTATCATATTTGCCGACCATGATGATGTTCTGACGCCGAATGCACTGTATGAGTGTGTGAAGGCGCTGAACGAGCAGCCGGAAACAGAAATCTTTTATTCGGATGAGGACAAGATGTCCATGGACGGGCATAAGTTCTTTCAGCCTCACTTCAAACCGGATTTTAACCTGGATCTGCTGTGTACAGTCAATTATATCTGCCATCTGTTTGTGGTAAAGCGCAGCGTAATCGAAAAGGCGGGGAAACTCCGGCCAGAATTTGACGGAGCGCAGGATTATGATTTTATCTTCCGCTGTGTTGAGGCGAGCGATAAGATCTGCCATATTCCGAAGATACTTTACCACTGGCGCAGCCATGAGGACTCCACATCGGAAAATCCGGAGAGCAAGCTGTATGCATTTGATGCCGGACAGCGTGCTGTGCAGGCGCATTACGACAGGCTGGGAATCCGTGCAGAGGTTTCCAAAGGCGAGTACCTGGGGCTGTACCGTACCAGATTCCTGCGGGATTACGATCCGCTGATCTCCATTATCATTCCGAACAAGGATCATACGGAAGATCTGGACCGGTGTATTCAGTCGATCGAAGAGAAATCCACATACAAAAATTATGAATATATCATTGTGGAAAATAACAGTACTAAAGAGGAGACATTTGCGTACTATAAAAAGCTGGAACTCGAAAACCCCAGGGCTCATGTGATTTACTGGGACGGCATTTTCAACTACTCCCTGATCAATAATTTCGGCGCGCAGCATGCCAGGGGCGAATATTTTCTGCTTCTGAACAACGACACGGAGATCATCAACCCGGACTGCCTGGAGGAACTTCTCGGATATTGTATGCGTGATGACGTGGGCGCTGTGGGTGCCCGGCTGTATTTTGAGGATGACACAATTCAGCATGCGGGCGTCGTGATTGGATTCGGCGGCATTGCAGGCCACTGTTTCGTGATGCAGCCGAGAGGCTATACGGGTTACTGTCACAGGATTATCTGCGCACAGGATTACAGTGCGGTAACGGCCGCCTGTATGATGGTGAAGAGAAGTATCTTTGAACAGGTCGGAGGATTGAGTGAAGAACTGCAGGTGGCATTTAACGACATTGATTTCTGCATGAAGATAAGAAAGGCGGGAAAGCTGATTGTATACAACCCATATGCAGAGCTTTACCATTATGAATCCAAGTCCAGAGGACTGGAGGACACTCCGGAAAAAGTAGCGCGGTTTAACCGGGAGATCGCTATCTTCGAAAAGAAGTGGCCGGATATTTTCAAAACGGGGGATCCGTATTATAACCCGAATCTGACGCTTGACAGTCAGGATTTTTCACTGAGACGGATATAGGAGGATAAGATAACGATGCGAGTATTGGTAACTGGAGTCAAAGGCCAGCTTGGCTATGACGTGGTAAATGAGCTTACAAAACGCGGTCATGAGGCCGTAGGCGTCGATGTGGAGGAGATGGACATCACAGACCCCGGAGCTGTGGAGCGTGTCATCACTGATGCGCGTGTGGAAGCAGTCATCCACTGTGCCGCATACACCGCCGTTGATGCTGCGGAGGACCATGTGGACATCTGCCGCAGGGTCAACGCGTACGGAACCGAAAATGTAGCGAAAGTCTGTGAAAAACTGGACCTGAAGATGATGTACATCAGCACGGATTACGTTTTTGACGGGGAGGGGACGCGCCCCTGGGAGCCGGATGACGAAAGGCATCCCTTGAACGTCTATGGACAGACAAAGTATGAGGGTGAAGTGGCGGTTACAGATCACGTCGCTAGATTTTTTATCGTCCGTATCGCCTGGGTGTTCGGTGTGAACGGCAAAAATTTTATCAAGACCATGCTGAATCTCGGAAAAACGCACGATACACTTACGGTTGTAAATGATCAGACGGGTTCTCCGACTTATACGTACGATCTGGCAGTGCTGCTTGTGGATATGATTCATACAGATAAATACGGATTTTACCATGCGACAAATGAAGGACTTTGTACCTGGTATGAATTTGCAGTGGAAATTTTCCGTCAGGCAGGTATGGATGTCAACGTGCTACCGGTGAGTGCCAGCGAATACCCGGCCAAAGCGAAACGTCCGTCCAACAGCCGCATGAACAAAGACAAACTGGATGAGAACGGCTTTCAGAGACTCCCGTCATGGCAGGATGCACTGGGCCGTTATCTGAAAGAGATCCAGTGAGTCCTGGGAGATGTCAAATGAAGGGTGAAAAAAAAGAGTTCCGTATTGAGCTGGTATTTTTAATTGCCGTTTTCATTTTTCTGGTTCTGTGGGCAGTTGTCCAGCCGTTTAATGCATCGCCGGATGAAGCAATGCGGTATCAGATCGTAGATTTTATTGTACGTCATGGTACGCTGCCTCACGGCGGTGACCCGGAAGTCCGTGATGCAATGTGGGGAATCTCCTATGGATTCAATCCGATTCTGCCGTACATTTTTTCAGCTGGGTTTGTCAAAGTCACATCTTTTTTTACGTCGAATGAGCAGACACTGCTGATGGCCGCACGTATGGTAAACGTACTGCTGGGGACCGGGTTTGCCTTTCTGGTGAGGCGGATCTCACGTCAGTTGTTTCAGAAGCCGGGCGGATGGTTTTTTACGCTTGCAGTGACCTTTCTCCCGGGCTGTATGTTCGTGTTCTCCTATGTAAACACGGACGGACTGGCGCTGTTCGCAACGGCTCTGATCATCCTGATGTGGGTGCGGGCGTTACAAAGCGGCTGGGAGATCAGGACATGTGCAGGGCTCGGGATGGGCATTGGACTGTGCGCCATGTCATACTACAATGCATACGGAGTGATTCTGGCGAGTATACTGTTTTTCTGTGCCACAGTACTGATGTGCAGGGACAGAAAATGGGATTTTCGGTTTCTGTTTTCGAGAGGATTTCTGATCACGGGGGTTGTTGTGGTGATCGCGGGCTGGTGGTTCATCCGCAGTTATATCATCTATGACGGTGACATTCTGGGAATGCAGACATCGTCGCAGTATGCCGAGATGTATGCTGTGGAGGAGCTGAAGCCGTCAAACCGTCAGACGATTCAGTCCACGGGAATGTCTGTTCTGGGAATGATGGCGTTTGTGCCTGGAGACTGGCAGCATAACTGGCTGATGACGGTGATGGTGAGTTTTATAGGCACGTTCGGCTTCATGAAAGTCTTTATGCCGTTTCTGCTAAGCAAATTGTATATTCTGCTGTTTGGTGTCGGAGGGGCCGGGATACTGACCGGTATCCGACAGTTATTTTTCGTCAGGAAGGACAGCTGTGAGAGCAGAAAAGTCATGGTCGGACGGGAGAGTGCACTGGTGAAGGTCGTTTACAGACGGGAGAGATGGAACCCGCAAAATCTGTTCCGGTGGGCAATGCTTGTGACGATGGCCGTTCCGCCCATCGTGCTGGTATGGTATGCTTATACGAGCGATTTTCAGGCACAGGGGAGGTATGTGATGCCTGCTGTGATACCCATCATGTATTTTGTGACACTCGGTTATGAGCAGTGGTTTTCGAGGATTTTAAAAAAAGAAAAAGCCGGCAGGTGGTTTTTTCTGGCCGCCTGTATTTTCTTTATCGTCAGTGCAGTTTATACTTATGTGGCGGTCTTTCTGCCGTCCTGCAGATAATCCAAAATGCCCCTGAGCTTCTCTCTTTGATGAAGCGCAGGGGCATTTTTGTATGTTTCAGTAAATCTCCGGATACCGGGGCATCTCATTCTGGTAGAGAAGTTCCTGACCGCGGATATCTTTAACGGTAATCGTATCATAGATCCTCTGTGTGACGCTGTCGATGTAAGGACGTGTCTTTCCGGTAATATCATAGCGTGCAAAGTAGGGGTTGGGACCATGCATGACAACAGCCTCGCCGTCCTGGTAAAACAGCTGGCTTTCTGCAACCTCCGGCCATTCTGTGATGTCAAGAGCAGCCTGCTGGTTGCCTACATAGCCAGGCCTGCTGTGAAAATACAGGACCGCGCTGTGCTTTGTCATAAACGCAGAGTGGTCTTTCAAAGTTTTCCTAAGAGAATCCCTGTCATAGATGGAATCGAGAAGCAGCTTTTCTATGGACAGGCCGCTGCTGTATTCTATGAGTTCGTGCTCATATCCCAGGAAGCGTCCTGCGATCTCACAGACCTCCACTTCCTGCCCGGGGGACCAGAAAAACTGCATGGACAGTGCCCCTTCCGTCTGACCGGTGGCGGCGATGAAATTCTCCAGGATCTTTTTGGCGGGTTCATAGACATCATAGATCAGACGGGACGGATAGACGTTTCTGGTGCTGATTGGAACATCACGTGTTCCGGTCCCGGTCTTTTCACGGTCTGCAATACTGAGGATATGAACCTGACCGTCCAGTACCCAGGACATCAGATTGAATTCATATCCGGTATTGTATTCTTCAACGATAATTTCTTTCACGCGGGAGGTTGAGCAGGCGCGGGAGAAATACCGGCGTACTTCTGAAGGAGAATTCAGCACATACAGTCCGCGGGAGCCATACATATCAAGTGGTTTGGTCACGACCGGAAAACGCAGTGCCGAAAGTTCCGTGTCAGAGAAACCGCGTTTCAGGCAAACGTGGCGCGGTGTGGCAATATTGAGCGAATTCAAAAGCTGCTTCATTTTCATTTTGTTTCGGTAAAACGGCAGCTGTTCAGGTTTGAGATAGCAATTCAGGCCAGCCTTGTCGGAGGATTTGACCATGCACTCAAACAGGAGGTCAGAAAACGAAGTGATAATGGCATCTACATCGTGCTGTCTTGCATAGCGCGACAGTGACACCGTCTCGCGGACATCGATATCGTAGGCAAAATCTGCAATCTGCTTTGCAGGACTGTCGGGATATCCGTCACAGACAACGGTGCAGATGCCCCGCTCCTTTGCCAGCTGTACCAACTGTGTAAATTCACTGAGGGAACCTAAAATCATTAATCGTTTTTTCATAGACTATTCTCCAAACTGCTGCATTACTGTGAGTACTGCATCTGCAAGGTGCTCCATTTCCCAGTTTCCATAGCGCTGGTCACAGGGAAGCGGAAGGATGTTGGCGGCCAGATCATATTCGACCGATTCCTCCGGCATGGTTGCAATGACATTATTCCAGTAAGTTGGAATATAGATGTGCAGAGAAGCCAGTTCTTTACGGATGGCGGGTCCGTTTCTGGTGTAAAACGGATAGGCAAACGGTCCGTCGGGAACAATATGATTCATAATGTTTTCCTGCTCCAGACGTTCGCTCAGATACCGGTAGTTGCGGCTGCGTGTACGGCGTACAGCATCATAATCAATACCATTTAATATATTTCCTGTGATGAGTGACATGTTTTTTATGGGCTCTCTGTGAAAACTGTCCGCTGATGCCAGCATTTCAGAGTAGTGTTCAGAGGCGGTATCTTCAAAGCGGCCCAGCAGGTGTGCCATCCTGTGCTGGGACTGATCTGTCTCGGAAAGGGGAGGCAGTGTCAGGCTGCAGGAAAGATAGGCACCGTCACTCACGCCAAAATATTTACGGCAGGAGTAAAGTGTGGGAATATTTTTCAGAGGCCTCTGGAAAAAACTCTGTGTGTTGTCGACGATGATCCGTTCGTAACGCTGAGAAAATGCAAGAATCTGCTCATCTGATAACTGTCCGTAGTAATTGATGAGATAAAGATACTCATCATTAACGGGTTCGCATTCCAGGACAGGTGCCAGATTCCTGTCCAGATGATAGTACTGCAGGGAAAAACCTGCCCGCTCGCATGCGCTTGTCACGGAATCACAGATAAAGTAAGGGACATGCAGAGTCCTGCATTTTAGTGATTGAAGCAGATAGATCAGGGCAGTACGGCCCAGGTTCAATTCGTAAAGACCGGAATAATAAGGCCGGCTGTTAAAATGCTCCAGTTCAAAATATCCGCCAATTTCCATCGTGTTATTCCTCCGTATCTTTCTGGCGCACAGTATAGTGCGGCATTTTTTTAGATTCATTCAGAATATTCATCAGGTACATGCCGATAATGCCCAGGGAGAGCAGTATAAGGCTGAATCCACAAAGCATGATCAGTATCATGGAGGTCCAGCCCTCTACGGAAGCACCAAATATAAAGTAACGTATCAGATAGTACAATGCCAGCAGAATGCTGACTGTAAAACCCAGGATTCCGATATCCCGTACGACGAGAAGAGGAAATGCGGTATGGTTCGTGATGTCATAGATCAGATCTTTGACGAGCCGTTTGAAAGGATAACCACTTTTACCATAAGCACGGGCATCATGACGAACCGGAACATTGATGATCCTGTTGGAGGTCTGTACCAGCAGATTACCAATCTGCGGAAGATGTGTGTTTGTTGTCAATATGGCGTCCACAATAAACTTGCGCATCAGCCGGAAACTTGTGATCTCCAGATTCGGATCTTTCCCGAGCATTTTGGAGGTAGCCCAGACTGAAAAACGTGTGCCCATTCTGCGGATGAAGTTATGTTTGCGGCCTTCATATTTCGCAAGAATGACATCCACGTCATCCCGTTCATTCATCACAGAGATCATCTTCGGAAGTTCTTCCGGGGGATGCTGCAGGTCATCGTCCATTGTAATCACAAAATCACCTTTGGCATAGGAAAATCCGCACAGCAGCGCAGGATGCTGACCAAAATTTCTGGCCATCTGTATGATCCTGACACGCCGGTCACGGCTGCGCAGCTGTTTCATGATCTGATAGGAATTGTCCCTGGAACTGTCATCGACCAGGATAAGTTCAAAGTCCTCATGGAGTGTATCTTCAAACACATTCCGCAGACGTGTATATAACTCTTCAAGGGTATGTTCCGAATTATAGACAGGAACAACCACAGAATATAAACTCATGTTATGTCTCCTTTGTTTCTATTTTTGTATCTCACGGTTCAGTCATACAGTCATGTTGACTCCCTTTATCATAGCATTATAAAAAGTTCATTTCAACTGATATCTGGGATATTAGTTGAAGCCTCAGAGGAATCGTGATATAATCAATTAGTTTTAGGAAATTATAAATCAGGAGAAATTATGGGAAAAACAAAGGATTACGTACAGCTGCACCTGAATATCCTGCTGTTTTCTTTGACAGGGATTTTTTCGAAGATGGCATCGATCCAATATAATAAGGAAGGACTTTCCTCAGTCTGGCTTTACGTATTTCTGTTTTTAATGATCGCTGACTGTGGGATCTATGCGATAGCCTGGCAGAAGGTGATAAAAAAGTTTACACTGACGACAGCATACGCGAATAAAAGCGTGTATCTGATCTGGTCACAGGTCTGGGCGGTGCTGATATTCAGGGAAAACCTGACGGTGAACAATATCATCGGTATGCTGATCGTATTTATCGGAGTGATGGTGGTGCAGAGATATGAATAGAATGTATATGCTGCTGATGTTTGCGGGGACGTTTTTTACGGCTTTTTCGCAGATACTGCTGAAACAAAGTGCTGGGAAGACATACCGGCATCCAATATTTGAATACCTGAACTGGCGGGTCATGTTGGCTTACGGCCTGTTTTTTGGCGTACTGCTGCTCAACACCTATGCCTATACCAGAGTGGACATGAAGTACGGAGCCGTGATCGACTCCTTTGCTTACGTGTTCGTTCTGCTGATGTCCTGGCTGATCCTGAAAGAAAAGATTACGAAGGGAAAACTGATCGGGAACCTGATCATTATAGCGGGAATTATCATCTATACGATTTAGACGGAACAAACCGGAGGATACCTATGATAGAATTTAACAGGGCCCCTTATGTCGGGACCGAGACACAATATATGCAAAAAGCAATTGAAAACGGAAAACTCTGCGGAGATGGTCCGTTCACCACAGAATGCTCTGACTGGATGAAAAAGCATTACCATACAAAAGAAGTGCTGCTTACGACATCTTGTACGCATGCGCTGGAGATGGCAGCTTACCTGGCGGACATTCAGCCGGGGGACGAAGTGATCATGCCGTCCTATACGTTTGTATCGACGGCCGATGCGTTCGTGCTGCGGGGAGCCAGACTCGTGTTCGTGGATATCCGGCCGGATACCATGAATATTGATGAAAATAAGATCGAAGCGGCGGTTACGGAGAAGACAAAGGCAATTGTGCCGGTACATTATGCAGGCGTGGCGTGTGCGATGGATGAGATCCTGGAAATTGCGGAAAAATATCATCTGAAGGTGATCGAGGATGCTGCGCAGGGAGTCCATGCTGCCTATAAGGGGCGCGCCCTTGGAACGATCGGTGATTTCGGCTGTTACAGTTTTCACGAGACGAAAAATTACACGATGGGGGAAGGAGGTGCACTGCTGTTTCAGGATGAAACGTATCTTGAAAAGGCAGAGATCCTGAGGGAAA
This window encodes:
- a CDS encoding glycosyltransferase family 2 protein, coding for MQRELFEVKRERFHLLDPDVYILQGSWPKEYEPQVLLDGCRVTDVTLEDWENTSALERFADLDLMKGKKVTLSVRLPKDLNHCKRLKIYALLGNEKILWFSIAVRDLVRRREKPFYYIEEEKVSPSSRTLKVRGWAVYRTPVMISVYDEHGKKISCDIQRNNRMDVVEMFKETPVESKCGFYLELDSVKTKTVYLVFRAKGSKAVYPVQMQTAFIIKNKVQRVAKKGTRYLASHGVKALAVKVAGKIAGMKKAPVSYDKWLPRHLPTSAELDRQRQAVFAVRPRFSIVVPLYKTPLLYLEALIASVKEQTYPEWELCLSDGSGPDSPIADALLRYAGADERIRVISHEAPLKISENTNAAISAATGEFIIFADHDDVLTPNALYECVKALNEQPETEIFYSDEDKMSMDGHKFFQPHFKPDFNLDLLCTVNYICHLFVVKRSVIEKAGKLRPEFDGAQDYDFIFRCVEASDKICHIPKILYHWRSHEDSTSENPESKLYAFDAGQRAVQAHYDRLGIRAEVSKGEYLGLYRTRFLRDYDPLISIIIPNKDHTEDLDRCIQSIEEKSTYKNYEYIIVENNSTKEETFAYYKKLELENPRAHVIYWDGIFNYSLINNFGAQHARGEYFLLLNNDTEIINPDCLEELLGYCMRDDVGAVGARLYFEDDTIQHAGVVIGFGGIAGHCFVMQPRGYTGYCHRIICAQDYSAVTAACMMVKRSIFEQVGGLSEELQVAFNDIDFCMKIRKAGKLIVYNPYAELYHYESKSRGLEDTPEKVARFNREIAIFEKKWPDIFKTGDPYYNPNLTLDSQDFSLRRI
- a CDS encoding EamA family transporter — translated: MGKTKDYVQLHLNILLFSLTGIFSKMASIQYNKEGLSSVWLYVFLFLMIADCGIYAIAWQKVIKKFTLTTAYANKSVYLIWSQVWAVLIFRENLTVNNIIGMLIVFIGVMVVQRYE
- a CDS encoding glycosyltransferase family 2 protein — its product is MSLYSVVVPVYNSEHTLEELYTRLRNVFEDTLHEDFELILVDDSSRDNSYQIMKQLRSRDRRVRIIQMARNFGQHPALLCGFSYAKGDFVITMDDDLQHPPEELPKMISVMNERDDVDVILAKYEGRKHNFIRRMGTRFSVWATSKMLGKDPNLEITSFRLMRKFIVDAILTTNTHLPQIGNLLVQTSNRIINVPVRHDARAYGKSGYPFKRLVKDLIYDITNHTAFPLLVVRDIGILGFTVSILLALYYLIRYFIFGASVEGWTSMILIMLCGFSLILLSLGIIGMYLMNILNESKKMPHYTVRQKDTEE
- the rffA gene encoding dTDP-4-amino-4,6-dideoxygalactose transaminase; the protein is MIEFNRAPYVGTETQYMQKAIENGKLCGDGPFTTECSDWMKKHYHTKEVLLTTSCTHALEMAAYLADIQPGDEVIMPSYTFVSTADAFVLRGARLVFVDIRPDTMNIDENKIEAAVTEKTKAIVPVHYAGVACAMDEILEIAEKYHLKVIEDAAQGVHAAYKGRALGTIGDFGCYSFHETKNYTMGEGGALLFQDETYLEKAEILREKGTNRSKFFRGQIDKYTWVGYGSSYLPSDMNAAYLYAQLEAADVINEKRHALYDFYHKNLEELENAGYIERPFVPDYAVHNAHMYYLKVQNEPVRRALIQNLKEQGILSVFHYVPLHTSPAGQKYGRFCGEDTYTTKESERLMRLPMFYNLSVDEAAQVVEAIRKFFQETR
- a CDS encoding ATP-grasp domain-containing protein, with the translated sequence MKKRLMILGSLSEFTQLVQLAKERGICTVVCDGYPDSPAKQIADFAYDIDVRETVSLSRYARQHDVDAIITSFSDLLFECMVKSSDKAGLNCYLKPEQLPFYRNKMKMKQLLNSLNIATPRHVCLKRGFSDTELSALRFPVVTKPLDMYGSRGLYVLNSPSEVRRYFSRACSTSRVKEIIVEEYNTGYEFNLMSWVLDGQVHILSIADREKTGTGTRDVPISTRNVYPSRLIYDVYEPAKKILENFIAATGQTEGALSMQFFWSPGQEVEVCEIAGRFLGYEHELIEYSSGLSIEKLLLDSIYDRDSLRKTLKDHSAFMTKHSAVLYFHSRPGYVGNQQAALDITEWPEVAESQLFYQDGEAVVMHGPNPYFARYDITGKTRPYIDSVTQRIYDTITVKDIRGQELLYQNEMPRYPEIY
- a CDS encoding glycosyltransferase family 39 protein is translated as MKGEKKEFRIELVFLIAVFIFLVLWAVVQPFNASPDEAMRYQIVDFIVRHGTLPHGGDPEVRDAMWGISYGFNPILPYIFSAGFVKVTSFFTSNEQTLLMAARMVNVLLGTGFAFLVRRISRQLFQKPGGWFFTLAVTFLPGCMFVFSYVNTDGLALFATALIILMWVRALQSGWEIRTCAGLGMGIGLCAMSYYNAYGVILASILFFCATVLMCRDRKWDFRFLFSRGFLITGVVVVIAGWWFIRSYIIYDGDILGMQTSSQYAEMYAVEELKPSNRQTIQSTGMSVLGMMAFVPGDWQHNWLMTVMVSFIGTFGFMKVFMPFLLSKLYILLFGVGGAGILTGIRQLFFVRKDSCESRKVMVGRESALVKVVYRRERWNPQNLFRWAMLVTMAVPPIVLVWYAYTSDFQAQGRYVMPAVIPIMYFVTLGYEQWFSRILKKEKAGRWFFLAACIFFIVSAVYTYVAVFLPSCR
- the rfbD gene encoding dTDP-4-dehydrorhamnose reductase — protein: MRVLVTGVKGQLGYDVVNELTKRGHEAVGVDVEEMDITDPGAVERVITDARVEAVIHCAAYTAVDAAEDHVDICRRVNAYGTENVAKVCEKLDLKMMYISTDYVFDGEGTRPWEPDDERHPLNVYGQTKYEGEVAVTDHVARFFIVRIAWVFGVNGKNFIKTMLNLGKTHDTLTVVNDQTGSPTYTYDLAVLLVDMIHTDKYGFYHATNEGLCTWYEFAVEIFRQAGMDVNVLPVSASEYPAKAKRPSNSRMNKDKLDENGFQRLPSWQDALGRYLKEIQ
- a CDS encoding EamA family transporter, which produces MNRMYMLLMFAGTFFTAFSQILLKQSAGKTYRHPIFEYLNWRVMLAYGLFFGVLLLNTYAYTRVDMKYGAVIDSFAYVFVLLMSWLILKEKITKGKLIGNLIIIAGIIIYTI